The genomic region GGGGTCCTGGCGGTGTTCGCAGCGCTCCCGCTGTTCGTCGTGCCACTGTTCGAGGCGCGGCTGACCCAGCAGGCCCCGACGAGCATCGAGGAACTCACAGAGCACGTGGTGCTCGCGGGCTACACCGAACACGGCGCGACCCTCATCGAGGAGCTCGAACAACGCGACGTGGACTACGTCATCATCGAGAAGAACGAGGAGCTCGCGACCGACCTCTACGCCGACGGGCGGTCCGTGCTCCACGGCGACCCCGAGCGGACCGAGACGCTGGCGGCTGCCCACGCGGCCAGTGCCCGCGCCATCGTCGCCGACCAGACCGACGAGGAGAACGCGAGCATCATCCTCTCCGCACGCGAGTGCGCCGGCGACGTCCCGGTCGTGAGCCTGCTGGAGCGACCGGAGAACGAGCAGTACCACCGCTACGCCGGGGCCGACCGGGTCATCTCGCCGGAGCATATCCTCGGGCGAAGCCTCGCCGACAAGGTGACCCAGCGGGTGACCGCGGAGTTCGGCGACGACTCGGTCCAGTCGGCACTGCCCTCGGACCGTGACTTCGAGATCGCCGAACTGTCCGTCCAGCGCAACAGCGAGGTGTGTAACCGACCGCTCGCCGAGAGCCGCATCCGTGAGCAGACCGGTGCGAACCTCATCGGTGTCTGGGACCGGGGCGAGTTCACGTCGCCGCCCTCACCCGACACCACGCTGGACGAGGGGACCGTCCTGCTCGCGGCGGGCACCGAAGCACAGCTGATGAAGCTGGCCGAGATGACCCGGTCGTCGAAGCGCCACCACAGCCACGGCGAGGTCGTGGTCGTCGGGGCTGGCGAGGTCGGCTCGACCGTGACCGACGTGTTGACCACTCGTGACATCCCGACGACCCTCGTCGACATCGACGACAAACCCGGCGTGGACGTGGTCGGGGACGCGCTCGACGAGTGGACGCTCCAGTCGGCCGGGCTGGAGTCCGCCCGGACCGCCATCGTCACGCTCCCGGACGACACCACGGCCGTGTTCGCGTTGCTGGTCATCAGAGAGCTCAACCCCGAGATCGAACTCGTCGTGCGGGCGTCGACGACCGACAGCATCCCGAAGATGTACCGCGCTGGCGCGGACTACGTCCTCGCGCTGACGACCGTCTCCGGTCGGATGCTGGCCTCCATCGTCCTCGGCGAGGACGTCATCTCGCTGGACACGCAGATCGGCCTGGTCCGAACCCCGGTGCCCGCGCTCGCCGGGCGGACGCTGGCAGAACTGGACGTCCGGGCGAAGACGGGCGTCACGGTCGTGGCTATCGAACGCGGTGACGAGGTACTGACCGACATCGAACCGGACTTCGAGATACGGCAGGGCGACATGGCCATCGTCGCCGGAACCGACGAGGACATCAACGAGTTCCAGGCGTGGGCCGACCCGACGGCGAGTGCGGCAGAAGCGGATTGAGCGGCTCAGGCGGTCTGTTCGGTGTCCGTTTCGGCTGCGGTGGCCGTCGTCTCTTCGTGCAGATTTCGCCGCGCCGTGACGAACACGAACGCGCCGAAGACGAACGCACCGACCGCTTCGGGGACCGCGAAGTAGGTCCAGGTGTCGCCGTCGGTCGTGAACGCCATCGTCTCGAGGACGACCCAGAACACCCAGACCAGCAGGTGCCCGACACCGGCCCAGAGGATGGCCAGACCGCGGCGACTCTCTCCGGCGAGGACGGAGCCGGTGCCGTAGGCAAGCAGAGCGAACGTCCCGAACAGGAAGAACGAGACCGCGGCGAGGAAGTGCAGGCCGGCGAAGGGCCCATCCAGATAGGCGATACCGACACCACCCATGGCGACCAGTGCGACCACGAGGAAGCCGACGCCGACCTTCTCGGCCGCGTTCCTCGACCGTTGCCAGAGGCGAACACTGAACGGGAGCCCGAGCACCGCGCCCAGCAACAGCCCGCTGTTGAACAGGAGGAACGCGAGCTGGTCGGGGGTGCCGAGGGCGAACAGGGAGTGCGGGGTCGCCTCGCCCATGCTGGACAGCGACCGGGAGGCCCAGTCGAACTTCGGGTCGACAATGGTTGCGAGAAAGAGCGTCCCGAGTGCCAGCGTGGGGGCAGCGAGACCGAGGTAGTCGAGTGTGCGACGAGTGTCCGGCATTTTCATTCAGTACGTGTCGATGACCCAAATAACTATCTGCCACCCGGGAACGGGCGAATCGTTTTCTTGCCCGCCGACGCAGGCACCCACATGTCGGGAATCGTCTTCTTCCGGAGCACAGACTACGAAGCTATCGCGGAGTTCTACCGCGACGAGGTGGGGGCGACGGTGTGGCTGGAGCAGTCGGCCTGCACCATCTGCAAGTACGACAACCTGCTGTTCGGGTTCTGCGACGCCGACGAGACCGAGACCGAGGGCGTGCTCACGTTCGTCACCGAGGACCGCGCCGGGGTCGACGAGTTCTACGAGCGCTTCGCCGACCGAGCGCGCGACGAACCGTCGGTCAACGAGGCGTTCGACATCTACAACTTCTTCGCCGAGGACCCCGAGGGCCGGACGATGGAGTTCCAGACGTTCCTGCACGAGACCGACCCGGTCTGAGTCGGCCACTCAGAGCGTGTGGATGCCGGCGAACTCGAACCGGGAACCGCCCGCCTCGCTGTCGGTGAGGGTCACCTTCCAGCCGTGGGCGGTCGCTATCTGTTTGACGATGGCCAGCCCGAACCCGGAGCCGTCCTCGCTCGTCGTGAAACTCGTCTCGAAGACGTGCTCTTTCGTCTCGTCGGAGATGCCATCGCCGTCGTCTTCGACGTAGAACCCGGCGTCCATGGGGCCGATCCGAACCGTCACGTCCGGTTGGCAGTGCTTGACCGCGTTACGGAACATGTTCTCGAACAGCTGGCGGAGGCGTGCCTCGTCTGCAGCCAACACGAGGTCGCCGTCGACCTCCAGCGTCGCGTCGGGGGCGTCCGTGGTCTCCCAGGCGGCGGTGGCGACCTCGCGGAGGTCGACCGGTTCCGGCTTCCGGATGTGTTCACCCTTGCGAGCGAGTTCGAGCAGGTCGTCGATGAGCTGGCGGGTCCGGTCGAGCGCGGTGTCGACGGTCTCGAGGCTCTCCGTGTCGCCGGTCGCCATGCAGAGGTGGAGGTTCGCCTGGGCGACCATCAGCGGGTTCAACAGGTCGTGTGCGAGGGTTCCGGCGAACTCCTGGAGGAACTCGTTCTGGCGGACCAGTTCCTCCTTCTTGATCTGGTCGGTCATGTCCCGAGTGACCTTCGCGAAGCCGACCAGTTCGCCGTCCTCCTCCAGCGCCGTCAGAACGACGTCCGCCCAGAACTCGCTCCCGTCCTTCCGGACGCGCCACCCCTCGGTGTCGAGTCGTCCGTTCGCTCGTGCTTTCTCGAGGTTCCTGGCGGGAACGCCGGCTTCGATATCGGCGCTCGTGTAGAGCAGTGAGAAGTGCTCCCCGATGACCTCGGCCGCCGAGTAGCCCTTGATATGTGTCGCACCCCGGTTCCACGTCTGGATGAATCCATGTTTGTCGAGGAGGAAGATGGCGTAGTCCTCGACACTGTCGACGAGCAACTGGAACTGCGTCTCGGTCCGGCCGGTCACTCGCTCCAGTTCGACCATAGCCCGGTACTGGGCGACCACGTTGCGGATCCGGTTCGCGAGGATATCGTACTGGACGAGACCATCGTGTTTGTGGACGTACTCCGTCACACCTGCAGAGATAGCGTCCAGGATGAGCTCTTCGCGCGCGTTCTTGCTGAACAGCACGAACGGGACGGTCGGCGACCAGGACTGGACCTCGTGTAGCAGGTCCTGCCAGTCCCCGTCGGGCAGTTCGCTTTCGCTGACGACGCAATCGAAGTGCTCGTGCGCATCCAGCTGGGCCGTGGCTTCCTCGATGGAGGTGGCCGTCTCGACCGTGAAATCGGGGTACTCGGTATCGAATCGCTCGCGGAGCGAGGTCGAGAGCCCCGTATCCGGCTCGACGTGGAGGACGTGTATCGTCCCCTGGGGTACGCGACCGGTTTTCCGCAGCCCGAGGTCGATGTCAGGCATCG from Haloarchaeobius sp. HME9146 harbors:
- a CDS encoding TrkA family potassium uptake protein encodes the protein MDDQRRRLLLFLLTLGAIILVYTVVYMVVMGQFEGSPRTFWEALNVVVESMTLSGFGEDSSIWSHPVTILFVIVMQFTGVLAVFAALPLFVVPLFEARLTQQAPTSIEELTEHVVLAGYTEHGATLIEELEQRDVDYVIIEKNEELATDLYADGRSVLHGDPERTETLAAAHAASARAIVADQTDEENASIILSARECAGDVPVVSLLERPENEQYHRYAGADRVISPEHILGRSLADKVTQRVTAEFGDDSVQSALPSDRDFEIAELSVQRNSEVCNRPLAESRIREQTGANLIGVWDRGEFTSPPSPDTTLDEGTVLLAAGTEAQLMKLAEMTRSSKRHHSHGEVVVVGAGEVGSTVTDVLTTRDIPTTLVDIDDKPGVDVVGDALDEWTLQSAGLESARTAIVTLPDDTTAVFALLVIRELNPEIELVVRASTTDSIPKMYRAGADYVLALTTVSGRMLASIVLGEDVISLDTQIGLVRTPVPALAGRTLAELDVRAKTGVTVVAIERGDEVLTDIEPDFEIRQGDMAIVAGTDEDINEFQAWADPTASAAEAD
- a CDS encoding DUF998 domain-containing protein; its protein translation is MPDTRRTLDYLGLAAPTLALGTLFLATIVDPKFDWASRSLSSMGEATPHSLFALGTPDQLAFLLFNSGLLLGAVLGLPFSVRLWQRSRNAAEKVGVGFLVVALVAMGGVGIAYLDGPFAGLHFLAAVSFFLFGTFALLAYGTGSVLAGESRRGLAILWAGVGHLLVWVFWVVLETMAFTTDGDTWTYFAVPEAVGAFVFGAFVFVTARRNLHEETTATAAETDTEQTA
- a CDS encoding VOC family protein; the protein is MSGIVFFRSTDYEAIAEFYRDEVGATVWLEQSACTICKYDNLLFGFCDADETETEGVLTFVTEDRAGVDEFYERFADRARDEPSVNEAFDIYNFFAEDPEGRTMEFQTFLHETDPV
- a CDS encoding ATP-binding protein — encoded protein: MPDIDLGLRKTGRVPQGTIHVLHVEPDTGLSTSLRERFDTEYPDFTVETATSIEEATAQLDAHEHFDCVVSESELPDGDWQDLLHEVQSWSPTVPFVLFSKNAREELILDAISAGVTEYVHKHDGLVQYDILANRIRNVVAQYRAMVELERVTGRTETQFQLLVDSVEDYAIFLLDKHGFIQTWNRGATHIKGYSAAEVIGEHFSLLYTSADIEAGVPARNLEKARANGRLDTEGWRVRKDGSEFWADVVLTALEEDGELVGFAKVTRDMTDQIKKEELVRQNEFLQEFAGTLAHDLLNPLMVAQANLHLCMATGDTESLETVDTALDRTRQLIDDLLELARKGEHIRKPEPVDLREVATAAWETTDAPDATLEVDGDLVLAADEARLRQLFENMFRNAVKHCQPDVTVRIGPMDAGFYVEDDGDGISDETKEHVFETSFTTSEDGSGFGLAIVKQIATAHGWKVTLTDSEAGGSRFEFAGIHTL